Within the Hippoglossus hippoglossus isolate fHipHip1 chromosome 20, fHipHip1.pri, whole genome shotgun sequence genome, the region TTACattctttaaataaaaccacatgtgtgACTCTTGTTTTATCATAATTTCCAATTGGAAGAGGTAAtagtgacacaaacacacacactgagatctCAAACCTTCCTCCATGGAGTTATCACAAATGCTTTCCACTTGGTCGCACAATATTTCGAGATGTTCTTCCTGTATTGTGCGACTGACTCAGCAGGGTTCCTCCTCCCACAGAGAACCATTTAAATGGCTCAGAGCAAGTGCTAATACAGAGATTACACTCTGCCATATTGTCACTCGGGGACACATTTAATCCTCTATATTAGCcttcatttgcatttcaatCACCTCTCTGCTGAAGTGTTATACAAGTCAATTCAGCACAATGAAGAGGTGCTGTGGGCTTTTGTTAAAAAACGCTTTCCAATTTCCTTTCAGAGAGTTTTAGGAAGATTTGATCTCTTACCTTGGTTTGAGGACACCGGCACAACACACGCTTTTCTTCAGACAACTGTGAAGGTTCCAGATGCACAACATCAGATTGTGTAAAAGCTGCGAGGTTGAGCCTCAAATGTCACGACCATTTATTGTCAGGTTTATTTTCTCTAAAGTGACATTTGTGTCCTGAGGCGTTCTTTCTTGTCCTTCGTGCCAAATGATGTTTCCGTGTGCACATTGATCTCTCcacaaaaaagaagacaaaatcAGACACTGTGTAGAAGATGAATGGAAACGCTGGTCTCTCATACCATCATAAACAGTGGGTTGCTATAGCACATATAGGAAGCACACATAGGAATGCATATGTAAACTGCTTCAATTCAATGTAAAAAGagtggttttgttgtgttttatattttgtagcTGGTCATATTAGCAAACAGATGTCTAGTATACCCCCAGAAGACGTGTATCAACATTGTCAATCCTTTGGAGATGTGTCAGTGAATTATTCACTCTCCTTGTGCCTTTgattttggtctccaccacatGCTGCACTACAGTGATAGAAACACGAGACACTCATTGAACGTCGGACTTAAATGAAGATATTAACAAGTGCCGCTTTAAGAGGATGAGAAATTGTCTGATCCTTCATAAAACCCATATTTTTGGCCATTTGCACATTTATGTACTTTTCATTCTCTCAGGTCGTCTGGAACAAGTCTGTCTGTTCCTGAGTCAAAAATCAAAAATGGAGAAGCAGCGTTCAGTTTTAATGCTTCACATATTCCACTATTCTCAGTTGTGTACAGTCGAGGAATGAAGACTTTTTGtttgccctttttttttgtgaacaaaTTTAGCAAGCTGTGCAAAAAGCACAGATGCTCAGTTATTTATAAAGATACACCCCTCCCTCTGGCAACATCCCACCCAATAATAAATTCCATGGGGTTATCATTAACATAAAATCCTCTGTAATGCAGAAAGACAGCAACTGTGTGAGCTCATGTTATATCAGGCATAAAATCTATCcaaaaatacaagtttatatTGTATAAAGGCAGCAATATATAAGACATCTttagaaaggtgtgtgtgtgtgttgcagcagcacaAGGTGTTTCTCATTGCCCTGTTAGCAACAATCAGACTGTCTCAAGCAGCTGAAGGGAACATTAACACTGTTCTGCACTAAATTACACTCTGaggacgtctgtgtgtgtgtgtcttaactTTACATGTCTGTATTGTCAAAGTATCttaaattagcattttatttgTTGCTGAGTGTTTCTGGAATGGTTGCACCTGTTGAGCCCCCCACCATGCTTAATTGGGCAGATGGTATGTTCCAGTTTAAGTACAGGCTGACAGGCCACAGGCCCAGTCACTGTGCTGTGGTGGTTGTCTGTTGTAAGGTTGTGGGGTTCATGTTTGTTCTTTAGTTCAGCTTTGATTTCAAATTGAGTGTCCTTAACCTTTAttgggtttgtttttgctttgacCCATCTTGCTGTAACTTCCATGAATTAAACGTTTCCTTCTCCTTGGAGATGCTCACTCTTAATGCTGGCAAGGAAAGCCATCATGGGGAAGTGGGTTGGAGACGACCCTCCCTCTATTTCTATGCAGAAATCATTGATATGTTTTTCATTAGTCTTTGTCCAGAAATGGAAGAGATGATTGGAGTTGTTGGGAGTAAATCTGACTATTCTGCATTCAAGTGGTCAGCAATTATCTGAAATGGAAGAGATGAGAACATGTACCAACATTGTTTCATTTCCCTATAATGTGGGTACTGTCCCTCCTTTACACTGTGGATCACTCGTgacattttgttctgtgttgtgttttggaaAAATCTCCAGTTCCAGTTCTACattgttcatttaaataaattgcAGCACTTTTCTGGCCTATCCGCTTTGTGAATTTTAAATAGAATCCATTCCACTCCCCCATCTCACTTAACCCATAGCCAACCTTTTATAATGagcctgtttttttgttgttgcttagAGCCAGTATGGAAGTGCTAACTGACCACTGGTCTGTAGTGATTATGAGTCAGGGCAACTACCTCCAGCCATGTGTCCAACAGAGACAAACCTTTTTCCATGAGAGAACTTACATTTTTACATCAGATTCTGGGTGAGATGTGCACTATATGAGAACCTCGTTTTTAAGTCTGATCGGTTGGAAATGAAGTTAATCTGTCCAAATGTCACATGTGAAATGGTAATCAAACTTTTCACACAATTCAAAGCGCTTTACAAATGATTGACAAAATATAggatgtttaaatatgtgttaaaCACTCAGTTTTAGAGacgaatgaaaataaaagaaatcaataatTGAAAAGAccacaataaaagaaatatatatatatatacactacacACTAAATAGGTGGGTTTTAGATTTACGGTTTTAAAAATACCAACAGATCCTCTGAGGGCTGTTCCAGTGATTTTGTAACAGCTGAAAGCAGCATCACCAAATATTTTGGTTCAGGTCTTGTGTAACAGCTAAAAGAGAAGAACCAgatcttaataataataataatcatatcaataataacttgaatttatatagcgcctttcaagagacccaaggacactttacatGTCTGTAAGttcaaaagaaataataaaggGACCTTACTGATTATAAACGACAAGCATTTCTGATCAATTGTGTGGTGCAAATCCAGGTTGTtcctttttataaataataGAAGAAAATCGAAAGGAAAAGTAACAGGTAACCAGGGTAATAATTGGGCATCACGTGTGCTCTCCTTTTGGTCTTTGTCAGCACTCGTACGGCAGCTTGTTGAATGAATTGTAACTGAAGTGTGTCCTTTGGTTAGACCTGAAAGCATGCATCAGTCTAATGGGCTAATGTGGTTGATTTAATTATTAGAAGTACTGTTGTGCTTCAGATTAATGATTAAAGATGCCGTTACTTCCCATGATGTTAAACGATCATAAAATCGGTTCTTAACTCTCATAAACTGGAATCAACTttacagccttctctcctttcaCGAGGGCTAATCCACCGTCTGCATATCTACACGTTACCTTGATTTATCACTGGAAGATGCACGCTGAACGTGTGTATCTGTTTTGCAGCGTCCGGTTTGAACGTGCTTGCCATTGTGCTTGAGAACTTAACACTGCCGTTTagagtgagtgaggaggaggctcaCTCCTCTTCTGTAAGGACGACCAGCAGCACCAAAATATCTCTGCAATGCCAGGACGGCAACATGCTGGAAGTGTGTTTAAGAATAGACCCACAATGGGGGCTCGCTCCTGTCTTCCGTTGTCTGAGGACAGACGGCAGTTGTCTGCAGGGTACAGAGGCAGAGGTAAGACAAGAGGATCTGCGTGGTCCAGAGGAGAGAATCCCCGTGTCAGACTGTCACTGGAAACCTTGTGTCCAACCTCCTGGAGGTTATTGTGCCCCTGGAGGTTATTGTGCCCCTGGAAACCACTCTGCCCCTGGGAAAGGGTAGAtgtgggaagaggagaagaacgATAGTTGGATAAGGTTTGAGCTGCTGGCTTAGTTTTCGCTGTGGCCTGGAACCTGAGGACCAGAAGATCAAGTGCGTAATCATGGCTGGACCAAGTGCTTCTGAGATCATCTTTATCTCAGTCAATCACAGCATCACTTTGATGGGTGAGTTGGCTTTCTGGCTTATTTAAATATGTCATTCTTGTATGATTTGTGTGCATGGAAATATTGAGTTTAAAACTCGAGCaatttcagattattttttttggggggccAGTTTATCATAAAATCTCCCTAGTCCTATCAGAACATATTAAAATCCCCATGTGCTTTCCTTCCAGGGAAGGTGTGGCTCATTGTGATGCTCTTCCTCCGCATCCTGATCCTCCTCTTGGCAGGTTACCCTCTCTACCAGGACGAGCAGGAGCGATTCGTGTGCAACACCATTCAGCCTGGTTGCGCCAACGTGTGCTTCGATCTGTtctcccccgtctctctcttcCGCTTCTGGCTGGTGCAGCTCGTCACCTTGTGTATCCCttacttcatcttcatcatctacGTGGTTCACAAGGTGTCCAATGGCCTCACCGTGGATCTGAACACCTCCGGTCACATCAGCGCCACGCCACTGTTCAAGATCCGTCACGAGCCGTTCAGCAAGAGGTCCATGAACAAGGCTCCTCTGGTAGCTGAGGGCTTCACAGGAGGATACATCCTACACCTGATGTTTCGGACCTTGCTGGAGGCTGGGTTTGGAGCTGCTCACTACTACCTGTTTGGTTTCTACATCCCCAGGAGGTTCCTGTGCCAGCATCCACCGTGCACCACCCAGGTGGACTGCTACATCTCCAGGCCCACGGAGAAGACCGTGATGCTCAACTTCATGCTTGGCATGGCTGCTCTGTCCCTTTCCTTAAACGTGTTGGATTTCATCTGCGCGATCAAGCGCTCAGTGAGGCAGAAGAtcaagaagaagatgatgatggagaaAATATATGAGGAAGAGCAATGTTTCCTCTCAGGCGGGGAAACTTCTAAGGGAATGGACATAAATGCTCCCCTGGCTCAGCAGGATTTAGAGGGGGAAGCTGGTCAAATGGGGGGTTTCCGGAAGAGGAGAGGTAGCGGAGGGGGGGCGCTCGCTTTAGCTCTAGAGCCACCTCTCTTGGAGAACTCCTCTCTTCCCCGGACTCCAGGATCCACAGGTTGCAACACCAACGGGAACAATGGCTATTCTGTTACCCAAGAGGAGCATCCGGAAAGGAACGGCAGTGAGGTGGCTCTCTGTCCCCCGGAGCCAATGGGGACGCCCAGATCCATTCGCGTTAGCAAGCGCAATAGAGTCAAACCGCCACCTCCCCCCAGACGGGACCTTGGGTTGCCCCCTGGGGCATCGGTGGGGCAAACTGGGGATGGTTCCCCGGCAGCAAAAACCTGTACCAGAAGGGTGGGTCAGTACACGCTGGTGGAGCTGGGTAGTGGTGCAGAGCCTCAGTGCAACGATGATGCTCAGGACAAAAGATCAGAGTGGGTTTGACTGCTTTCATTTCCAGGTTATTTTGAAACCTAGGAGTGGGGCACATGGATGTGAGAGTAATATGAGAAAAGGATTGAGTTAGCACAGCGGCAGCAACTGTTGGAGCCGACATCCTGCCCTGCTCTCAACCTCAGTTGACAACACAGACTGCGCTGCCACTCGGAGAATCCAGAACAGCAATTCATTCACCGAGACGCCTCGGACGTATGAGGCACACCATCGTAGCACATTGCCTTCGTTTCTATCCCAGTGACGCAAAACGACAAGAATTCAAGTCACGACTTAGTCATAACAAAACAGGTCAGGAATGACAGGACACTCGAGCCTCAAGTGTCCCTGAGCAAATCTCAACCTTGAGAAAATCTAAAAAGAGTGCAGTCCACCTGTTTGTCCCCTTGTTGGCTTTCCCCTACCACCAATGACAGACTGTTCATAAACAAAGGCAGGCCTTGACTTTTTCCACCTACACAAACACCCAACCCTACCATTGTCATTCTATGTGATACACCCAAAGACCCCCTCTGATGTGTGTGGGTCACAGGGGTTAATGTGGATGCAGGTAGCCTATGGGCCCGGCGCCTGGATGTTAAGGTGACCTTTCAGGAGGTCGAAACGAGAGACAATCATCCCGCTAAGGTGCTGTTACTGGGCTCGTGGAAGAGAATAGGATTCCTCCGTCAGCAGTGAAGGACACGACGAAGTCCCCTTAAAGCCAGCATAGGATCACAAAGCAATTACGCTCCCCCATAGGGGCTCTGTATTTATGGAGACAGCTTGTCACTCTATTTCAGGGCCTCGTGGAGCTTAGGAGGAATACAAGCCTTAACATACACTGACACTAGAAATAGAGCACGGCGGAGCTCTGCAAAGGAGCAGCGTGGTCTGATGCCCTTCAGGATGTCTGCACCCGGCtcgctttggtttcactttgatCAAAGCTCATTCGC harbors:
- the LOC117753934 gene encoding gap junction delta-4 protein, with the protein product MAGPSASEIIFISVNHSITLMGKVWLIVMLFLRILILLLAGYPLYQDEQERFVCNTIQPGCANVCFDLFSPVSLFRFWLVQLVTLCIPYFIFIIYVVHKVSNGLTVDLNTSGHISATPLFKIRHEPFSKRSMNKAPLVAEGFTGGYILHLMFRTLLEAGFGAAHYYLFGFYIPRRFLCQHPPCTTQVDCYISRPTEKTVMLNFMLGMAALSLSLNVLDFICAIKRSVRQKIKKKMMMEKIYEEEQCFLSGGETSKGMDINAPLAQQDLEGEAGQMGGFRKRRGSGGGALALALEPPLLENSSLPRTPGSTGCNTNGNNGYSVTQEEHPERNGSEVALCPPEPMGTPRSIRVSKRNRVKPPPPPRRDLGLPPGASVGQTGDGSPAAKTCTRRVGQYTLVELGSGAEPQCNDDAQDKRSEWV